A region of the Vicinamibacteria bacterium genome:
AGCCATGCGGTTCGTGTTCCACAGCGCGCGGGCACCGATGTGAGAGAGCACGATGGGCTTCCGACTCGCCTCGATGACGTTGCGAGTCGTCTCGTCTCCGCAGTGAGAACAGTCGATGAGCATGCCCACCTGGTTCATCCGCTCCACCACCCGCCGCCCGAACGACGTGAGGCCTCCATCTCGCTCTTCCTTCAGGCCCGAGCCGAGACCGTTCGATTCACTGTAAGTGATGCCCATCGCCCGTACACCGAAACCATAGAGGATCTCGACGCGGTCGAGCTCGTTCTCGATCGGGGCCGCCCCCTCGACGGAGGCGACCCAGGCGATGCGCCCTTCGCGATGGGCAGTGAGGATATCGTCGACGCATCGGCAATGGATCAGAAAATCCTGGTGGGCGAGGTCGCAAAGCCTCATCCCCAGGTCGTGTAGCACCTCGGTCCACTTCCAGCCTCGCTTGGACTCGATCTGGCAGATGCCATCCATCATGTTGTCGAACACACAGTCCCAGCTCGATCGTGAAAGCCCCTCGAAGGCCGTTGCCATGCGGCCTTCTCGAATGAGGTCGGGCGTATCCGACACCGGATCGGGGAAAAGGCCGAGGTGGTCGTGAAGCGAGATCATCACCGTCTCGCGAGCGAGGGTCCTCGCCCGGTCCGCCTGGGCGGGCGTCAGCGCCACCTCGAATGGCGCGACGCGGTCGCGCTCGGAGGCGAGGTGGAACTTCCGGTAATCCACCCCCTCTCGAAGATATTGAAACGACTGATAACCCGAATAGGTTTTTCCCGTCCCCATGGAAACCTCACTTGCCGCTGATCGTCGTGGCCGCCATATCCTCGATGAAATTCGCGATGGCGGCGTGGTCCAGTTCGCCTCGTCTTGTATTGACCAAGGCGCCCAACATCTGCTGGACGAGCGCCGTGACCGGAAGAGGAGCTCCTGCGTCTTTCCCGGTGAGAAGGGCGTTGTTCAGGTCCTTGTGGTGGAGACGAATCCGGAACCCGGGCTCGAAATTCCCTTCGATCATCATGGGTCCCTTCGCCTCCAGCACCTTGCTTCCCGCCAGTCCGCCGCGGATAGCGTCCAGCACGACCTTCGGATCGAGTCCGACTTTCCGCGCCAGCACGAGGGCTTCCGAGAGGGCCTCGATGTTCCCCGCCACCACAATCTGATTCGCCAGCTTCGTGGCGTTCCCCGCCCCGTAGCCTCCGCAGAGCACATGGCTCTTTCCAAGCGTGGCGAACAGCGGCGCGGCGCGGTCGAAGACGTCTCGTTTTCCTCCGACCATGATCGCAAGCTCGCCCGCGATCGCACCGGGCTCTCCGCCGCTGACGGGCGCGTCGAGGAAGTCGACTCCCCGGCTTTCGCAGGCCTGGGCAATCGTGCGGGACATCGCGGGCGCGATCGAGCTCATGTCGATGACGACGGCTCCCGGCGACACCTCCTCGATGACTCCGTCATTTCCCAGGATGACTTCTTCAGAGTCCGCCGTGTCGGGAAGCATCGTAATAATGGCGTCCGAGCCCATCGCACAAGCCGCGGCGGAGTCTTTTGTTCTGGCACCTTCGCGAGCGAGCTCTTCGACGGGCGAGCGCGACCGGTTGTGCACGGTCAACTCGAACCCGGCCCGGATCAGGTTTCTCGCCATGGGCTTTCCCATGATCCCGAGACCGATGAAGCCAACGCTGCGGATTTCTGCCACGAGGGTTCCTCCTCTCGCAGGAATTATATGGGGGCTGTCGGGCCCGTTACGAGCGGACACACGCCCTGCGAAGAACCACTCTCCTGCAGGGCGGAAGTCGAAAGGAAGAGAAGGCGAACCGAAGTTACTTGCGCATCAACAGTCGAGAAAAACCCGAGCAACCCTCGGTCCACTCTCGACTGTCCTTACCAAACCGGGCGCATCAAACCACGCCGGTCAGCCGAC
Encoded here:
- a CDS encoding 2-hydroxy-3-oxopropionate reductase, whose amino-acid sequence is MRSVGFIGLGIMGKPMARNLIRAGFELTVHNRSRSPVEELAREGARTKDSAAACAMGSDAIITMLPDTADSEEVILGNDGVIEEVSPGAVVIDMSSIAPAMSRTIAQACESRGVDFLDAPVSGGEPGAIAGELAIMVGGKRDVFDRAAPLFATLGKSHVLCGGYGAGNATKLANQIVVAGNIEALSEALVLARKVGLDPKVVLDAIRGGLAGSKVLEAKGPMMIEGNFEPGFRIRLHHKDLNNALLTGKDAGAPLPVTALVQQMLGALVNTRRGELDHAAIANFIEDMAATTISGK
- a CDS encoding membrane dipeptidase, which encodes MGTGKTYSGYQSFQYLREGVDYRKFHLASERDRVAPFEVALTPAQADRARTLARETVMISLHDHLGLFPDPVSDTPDLIREGRMATAFEGLSRSSWDCVFDNMMDGICQIESKRGWKWTEVLHDLGMRLCDLAHQDFLIHCRCVDDILTAHREGRIAWVASVEGAAPIENELDRVEILYGFGVRAMGITYSESNGLGSGLKEERDGGLTSFGRRVVERMNQVGMLIDCSHCGDETTRNVIEASRKPIVLSHIGARALWNTNRMAPDDVLKACADKGGVIGIEAAPHTTLTPTHPRHSIESYMEHFEYVKDLVGIDSVAFGPDTLYGDHVGLHHAYQSSLSIRDATRGSGGKSPGYEEVEYVEGIENPTEASHNIVRWLVKHDYTDEQIDKVLGANALRLLEDVWG